One genomic window of Luteitalea pratensis includes the following:
- a CDS encoding glycoside hydrolase family 43 protein has protein sequence MGTKLMRDPSVVRGPDGQFHMVWTTGWWDQGFGVAHSTDLRAWSPQSFVPVLDGTPGVQNVWAPEIHYDSGAAEYLVVWSSTIHGRFPETAQGGDERQGGRLNHRLYAITTKDFTTWSPARLFYDGGFSVIDGVVVQDGDRAVLVMKDVTRYPEPRKHLRVATAAHMAGPFGSASPAFTPDWVEGPTVLRLGDVWRIYYDEYTRKRYGAMDTRDFRTFTPVADVAFPDGMRHGTAFAVPHSIADPLDR, from the coding sequence GTGGGCACGAAGCTGATGCGCGATCCGAGCGTGGTGCGAGGACCGGACGGGCAGTTCCACATGGTCTGGACGACGGGCTGGTGGGACCAGGGCTTCGGAGTCGCGCACTCGACCGATCTCCGCGCGTGGAGCCCGCAGTCTTTCGTGCCCGTGCTGGACGGTACGCCGGGTGTCCAGAACGTGTGGGCACCGGAGATCCATTACGACTCGGGCGCGGCGGAGTACCTCGTCGTGTGGTCCTCGACGATCCACGGCCGCTTTCCGGAAACGGCCCAGGGCGGCGACGAGCGCCAGGGTGGTCGGCTCAACCATCGCCTGTACGCGATTACTACGAAGGACTTCACGACGTGGTCGCCGGCCCGCCTCTTCTACGACGGCGGCTTCAGCGTCATCGATGGGGTCGTGGTGCAGGACGGCGATCGCGCGGTCCTGGTCATGAAGGACGTGACGCGGTATCCCGAGCCGCGCAAGCACCTCAGGGTCGCGACGGCGGCGCACATGGCCGGTCCCTTCGGTAGCGCCTCGCCCGCGTTCACGCCCGACTGGGTCGAGGGACCCACGGTGCTGCGACTCGGCGACGTCTGGCGGATCTACTACGACGAGTACACGCGCAAGCGGTACGGCGCGATGGACACGCGCGATTTCCGCACGTTCACGCCGGTCGCCGACGTGGCATTCCCGGACGGGATGCGACACGGCACGGCCTTCGCAGTGCCTCATTCCATTGCCGACCCGCTGGATCGCTGA
- a CDS encoding winged helix-turn-helix transcriptional regulator, whose protein sequence is MARSRTVAHTDPFCPVLDAIAVLQGKWTMQIVHVLMEGPMGFNELARAIGGCNPSTLAQRLDTLVRLDLLARRVETSTPPRTLYSLTAAGAALQPVVGAIEQWGRQHLRKDRVQSVRRAARAARESRAS, encoded by the coding sequence GTGGCCCGTTCCCGCACTGTTGCGCACACCGATCCCTTCTGCCCCGTGCTCGATGCCATTGCCGTGCTGCAGGGCAAGTGGACGATGCAGATCGTGCATGTGCTGATGGAAGGCCCGATGGGCTTCAACGAACTGGCGCGGGCGATCGGCGGCTGCAATCCGTCGACGCTGGCGCAGCGGCTCGACACGCTCGTGCGTCTCGACCTGCTCGCTCGGCGCGTCGAAACATCCACACCGCCCCGCACGCTCTATTCGCTGACCGCCGCCGGCGCAGCCCTCCAACCCGTCGTCGGCGCCATCGAGCAATGGGGCCGCCAACACCTGCGCAAGGATCGTGTCCAGTCGGTTCGCCGCGCGGCCCGCGCGGCAAGGGAGTCCCGCGCGTCATGA
- a CDS encoding ring-cleaving dioxygenase, with protein sequence MQSITGLHHVTAIAGPAQENLDFYAGILGMRLVKKSVNQDDPGTYHLFYADAAGHPGTDLTFFPWSHMAPSRQGHGLATEVQLTVPAGSLDYWGERLVKYAVKVGAIEARFGDRVLPLTDPHGLQVALVEAADTTTRGFEPWAHSPVPVERQVRGLHGARAWERDRAATAWFLTSVLGFSEFASEQGWTRYVLGDGGPGRVLDLKETPEEHRGAWGTGSIHHLAWRVNDDAHELAVRSTIEATGLRPTPVIDRFWFKSVYFKEPGGVLFELATDGPGFAVDEDPAHLGETLVLPPWLEAQRAGIERAVPTLAYPPVLA encoded by the coding sequence ATGCAGAGCATCACCGGCTTGCACCACGTGACGGCCATCGCGGGACCGGCGCAAGAGAACCTCGACTTCTACGCGGGCATCCTCGGGATGCGCCTCGTGAAGAAGAGCGTCAACCAGGATGATCCTGGTACCTATCACCTGTTCTATGCCGACGCCGCCGGCCATCCCGGCACGGACCTGACGTTCTTTCCCTGGTCGCACATGGCCCCGTCGCGGCAAGGCCACGGCCTGGCCACCGAGGTGCAGTTAACCGTCCCGGCAGGGTCGCTCGACTACTGGGGCGAGCGGCTCGTGAAGTACGCCGTCAAGGTGGGGGCTATCGAGGCGCGATTCGGCGACCGCGTCCTTCCCCTGACCGACCCGCACGGCTTGCAGGTCGCGCTCGTCGAAGCCGCCGACACGACGACGCGGGGGTTCGAGCCCTGGGCACACAGCCCGGTGCCGGTCGAGCGCCAGGTGCGCGGCCTGCATGGCGCCCGCGCGTGGGAACGGGACCGGGCCGCGACGGCGTGGTTCCTGACCAGCGTACTCGGCTTCTCCGAATTCGCCAGCGAACAGGGCTGGACACGGTACGTGCTGGGTGACGGTGGTCCCGGCCGCGTGCTCGACCTCAAGGAGACGCCCGAGGAGCATCGTGGTGCATGGGGCACCGGCAGCATCCATCACCTCGCATGGCGCGTGAACGACGACGCGCACGAACTCGCGGTGCGCAGCACCATCGAGGCGACGGGCCTGCGGCCGACACCGGTCATCGACCGCTTCTGGTTCAAGTCGGTGTACTTCAAGGAGCCGGGCGGCGTGCTCTTTGAACTCGCGACCGACGGCCCCGGCTTCGCGGTTGACGAGGATCCGGCGCACCTCGGCGAGACCCTCGTGCTGCCGCCGTGGCTCGAGGCCCAGCGCGCCGGGATCGAGCGCGCCGTCCCGACCCTGGCCTATCCGCCGGTGCTCGCCTGA
- a CDS encoding threonine aldolase family protein, producing the protein MIDLRSDTVTRPTPEMRAVIAAAPVGDDQFGEDPSVNALQDQGAALLGKEAALWLPTGTMANQVALRLLTQPGDDVIVSRESHLVWHEAGAGAANSGIQFTEIGEAGSFSAEQFLAARKPRGHMLYPPTTLVSVENTHNRAGGIVLTPDRTTAICAAAREHGVATLLDGARLWNAAVALRTTPAALAQPFDVVWAALSKGLGAPAGSLLAGPRELIARAVRVRRMFGGAMRQVGLLAAAGSYAITSHYDRLADDHANARLIAERVAQSPRVRLDIATVQTNIVVFHLEPGGPDAATVVARARERGVWLIAFGPRTLRVVTHLEVTCAQCVEAAEILAELCGADA; encoded by the coding sequence TTGATCGATCTCCGCTCCGACACCGTGACGCGGCCGACGCCGGAGATGCGAGCGGTGATTGCGGCTGCGCCGGTCGGCGACGATCAATTTGGCGAGGATCCGTCGGTCAACGCGCTGCAGGATCAGGGCGCGGCACTGCTCGGCAAGGAGGCGGCGCTCTGGTTGCCCACGGGCACCATGGCCAACCAGGTCGCGCTTCGTCTCCTCACGCAGCCGGGCGACGACGTGATCGTGAGCCGGGAGAGTCACCTGGTCTGGCACGAGGCGGGTGCTGGCGCGGCGAACTCCGGGATCCAGTTCACGGAGATTGGCGAGGCTGGATCGTTTTCCGCCGAGCAGTTCCTGGCCGCCCGCAAGCCGCGTGGACACATGCTGTACCCGCCCACAACGCTCGTCTCGGTCGAGAACACCCACAATCGCGCCGGCGGCATCGTCCTGACGCCGGACCGGACCACGGCCATTTGCGCCGCCGCACGGGAGCACGGCGTCGCGACGCTGCTCGATGGCGCGCGGCTCTGGAACGCTGCCGTGGCGCTGCGCACCACGCCCGCCGCGCTCGCACAGCCATTCGACGTCGTGTGGGCGGCGCTGTCCAAGGGGCTCGGCGCGCCGGCCGGGTCGCTGCTGGCGGGTCCGCGTGAGTTGATCGCGCGTGCCGTGCGAGTGCGACGCATGTTCGGCGGGGCGATGCGCCAGGTGGGCCTGCTCGCCGCGGCCGGCAGCTACGCCATCACCTCCCACTATGATCGGCTGGCCGACGATCACGCGAACGCCCGGCTGATCGCCGAGCGCGTGGCGCAGTCACCGCGAGTCCGCCTGGACATCGCGACCGTCCAGACCAACATCGTGGTGTTCCACCTCGAGCCGGGTGGTCCGGATGCGGCGACGGTCGTGGCCCGTGCGCGCGAGCGCGGTGTCTGGCTGATTGCGTTCGGGCCGCGCACGCTGCGCGTTGTCACTCATCTGGAGGTGACCTGTGCGCAGTGCGTCGAGGCGGCCGAGATCCTGGCCGAGTTGTGTGGAGCGGATGCGTGA